In a single window of the Candidatus Eisenbacteria bacterium genome:
- a CDS encoding NAD(P)-binding protein — MRVAIVGSGISGLTAARELHREHEITLFESEPRLGGHAHTVTVEDAGVSQHLDTGFLVFNRRDYPRFEAILDELGVGSKPSDMSFSVRCSRTGVEYNGSSPGSIFCQPANAIRPGFWRMLRDVFRFYRDGRATVAGMSEDATVDDLVRAARYSEEFVSWHLLPLGSALWSAPPSAFRHYPVHFVVDFFDRHDLLELNIRRRVGWRTVANGSASYVERLADAFRDRIRLGDPVRSIRRTSDGVRVLTTGGEATVDEVILACHGDDALSLLEDPTPAEREILGAVRYQTNEVVLHTDTSLLPRTRKAWASWNYHVRPDRDLATVTYDLNRLQGLRSTTRYCVTLNETESVDPSRIIRRFSYSHPQYSLDWVRLRKQRDRIQGVHKAWFCGAYFGNGFHEDGVRSAAEVVDAIAHRALVARAS, encoded by the coding sequence ATGAGAGTCGCGATCGTCGGCTCAGGGATTTCCGGGCTCACGGCCGCTCGCGAACTTCATCGCGAGCACGAGATCACGCTGTTCGAATCGGAGCCACGACTCGGCGGCCACGCGCACACCGTCACGGTGGAAGACGCTGGAGTCTCGCAACACCTTGACACGGGGTTCCTGGTCTTCAATCGGCGCGACTACCCGCGATTCGAAGCGATCCTCGACGAACTCGGTGTGGGCTCGAAGCCGAGCGACATGAGCTTCAGCGTCCGATGCTCTCGTACCGGGGTCGAGTACAACGGATCGAGCCCTGGCTCGATCTTCTGTCAGCCGGCGAACGCGATCCGGCCCGGCTTCTGGCGCATGCTGCGCGACGTGTTCCGCTTCTATCGGGACGGTCGCGCGACGGTTGCCGGCATGTCGGAGGACGCCACGGTGGATGATCTCGTGCGCGCGGCGCGGTACTCCGAGGAGTTCGTGTCGTGGCATCTCCTTCCGCTCGGCTCGGCGTTGTGGTCCGCACCGCCTTCTGCGTTTCGCCACTACCCGGTGCACTTCGTGGTCGACTTCTTCGATCGTCACGATCTGCTCGAACTGAACATCAGGCGGCGGGTCGGCTGGCGCACGGTTGCCAACGGTTCGGCGAGCTATGTGGAGCGACTTGCGGACGCGTTCCGGGACCGCATTCGATTGGGTGACCCGGTGCGTTCGATTCGCCGCACGTCCGACGGCGTGCGAGTACTCACGACCGGGGGCGAGGCGACCGTCGACGAGGTGATCCTGGCCTGTCACGGCGACGATGCGTTGTCGCTGCTCGAGGATCCCACTCCCGCCGAGCGCGAGATCCTCGGCGCCGTGCGCTATCAGACGAACGAGGTCGTGCTGCACACCGACACCTCGTTGCTGCCGCGCACCCGCAAGGCGTGGGCGAGCTGGAACTACCACGTTCGCCCCGACCGCGACCTCGCCACGGTCACCTACGACTTGAACCGCCTGCAGGGACTCCGCTCCACCACGCGCTATTGCGTGACACTCAACGAAACCGAGTCCGTGGATCCATCACGCATCATCCGCCGGTTCAGTTACTCGCACCCCCAGTATTCGCTCGACTGGGTGCGCCTCAGGAAGCAGCGCGATCGCATCCAGGGAGTGCACAAGGCCTGGTTCTGCGGGGCCTATTTCGGAAACGGGTTCCACGAGGACGGAG